CTTATTAAAATAGGCACGTCTGTCAGTCTCGCAGCAACCCTTGAATAGACACTTGGATAATAACTGGAGCCGTGGACTATGTGAGGTCGCTCCTCTCTGAAAACATCGGCAAGCCTTTTCACTATCATGAAAAAGGAAAGAGGTCCTCTTTTTAAGCCTAAATTTATAACCCTAAAACCCGCATTTTCAATCTCCCTGCCGATGGCACCGGTGTTTTCAATAGCGAGGGCAATGGGTTCAAAGACTTCTTTGTTCAACCCATTAAAGAGGTTCAGTATCATCTGCTGGACACCGCCCTGATTTAAGCCCACAACAACCCGGATGATTTTGATATTACTTGATGGTTTGGTAAACATATTGGACTAAAAACTTTACTTTACAACAAGACCAGATTTTTCTAACGCAACAACCATTAAATCTTCAACGTCTTCTCATCATCTTTGCAGGGACACCTGCCCAGACAGTATATTCAGGGACATCTTTTGTAACAACGCTGCCGGCGCCTATGACGCTGCCCTCGCCTATGGTCACTCCGGGAAGTATTATTGATCCTATCCCTATGTCGCAGCCATCCTTTATTATTACAGGGGCGAATTTTAAGGGATATGCGACTATCGGTTTTTTTTCGGAATCAAAATCGTGAACAGAGGTAAGTATTTTTACATGGGGTCCTATGCCTGTATGAGAACCTATCCTTATTTTACCTGCTCCGTGTAAAAAGCAGTTCTGCCCTATCCATGTGTTTTCACCTAATATAATTTCACCTTTATGGTAAGCATTTATAAATGTGTTATGCCCTATATAAAGAGAGTCTCCTATCTCAATATTCTCTGGATTGAATATTCTGACACCGGGCTCAATAATGACATTCTTTCCGATTTTCCTGAAGAGTTTTTTGATAGGTCTGCCTGCTCCCAGATGTCTTCTGTTTTTATTTGATTTAGAATTTATGTGAGACATGTGATTGTTTCTCTGACGGCTTTAATAAGTCTTTCAATCTCTTCATCGGTCATTTGAGGATACAATGGTACAGCAACGGTCTGCCTGAATGCCTTTGCTGCATTGGGTAAATCTTGCTCTTTATAAGGATACAATTGATGTAGGTATTTCTCCATGTGAATGGCATATGTTCCTATCGTGGCTTCAATTCCCATTTGCTTGAGTCCCTGAATGAACAAATCTCTATCAATGGATTTATCTAATATTATTGCATAGGTTTGATATGTATGGAATGCCCATGAAGGTTCGGAGGGCAAAATAAATCCCTTTACACCTGAAAGTCCGTCAGTTAGATTCTTTGCAATATCTCGTCTTCTTTCTATTATCCATTTGATCTTTTTCATCTGAGAGAGTCCTATGGCTGCATTGATATCGCTCATACGGTAATTAAACCCGGGTTCTGAAAAATAGAACCTGTTGTCCATCCTTATACCGCCGTGCTGTCTCAGTCCCCTTACCCTCTCTCCAATCTCATGATTATTGGTTATAACCATACCGCCTTCTCCGGTTGTGATAATCTTCCTTGGATGGAAACTGAAGCAGCCAATATCTCCGATGGTTCCACATTGTTTCCCATTATAAAGGCTTCCAAGGGCACAGGCAGCGTCTTCAACCACATGTATCCCCTTTTCAGAGGCTATTTCCATAAGTGCATACATGTCCGCTGACAGTCCAAAGAGGTGAACAGGCATTATTGCCTTTGTCTTAGGTGTAATTCCTGCCTTCAGACTTTCTATGGAGATATTGAAGGTATGTAAGTCTATATCAACAAGCACAGGCACTGCACCCTGCTGGATAACCACATTAACCGTAGCCGGGAATGTGAAAGAAGGCACAATTACTTCATCTCCCTTGCCTATATTCAAGGCGACCATTGACAGGTGAAGTGCGGTGGTTGCCGATGTGGTTGCTATGGCATATCTTGCACCTGTGTATTCAGCTACAGCATTTTCAAATTCTGCGACCACTGGTCCCATGGTTAAATAACCAGAGGTTAGGACTTTTTTAATAGCCTCCAATTCATTTTCATCAATAACCGGAACTGACAGTCTCATCTGTTATTCTTTTCTTTATACCACTTTATTGTATTTTCAAGACCATCTATTAATGTGGTCTTTGGTTCAAAGTTTATCAACTGTTTTGCCTTTGTAATATCAGCCAGGTGACGGCGCACATCACCGGGCCGCGGCGGATGATATTCTATCGGCAAATCTTCAACATCCATTATCTGCAGTATCGTGCTTACCAGTTCATTTACGGAGGTCTCTTTACCGCTCGCTATGTTTATCTCCTCTCCCTTTGAATATTCTGTCTTTAGTGCGAAATCAATGGCAGCATTTACAGTATCCTTTGCGAATATAAAGTCCCTTGTCTGCATTCCATTGCCAAATATGAAAATCGGGTTTCTTTTCAATGCCCTATTGATAATTATGGGAATTATACCCGCATATATGGTGTCGTTCTGCCTTGGTCCATAGTTGTTGAACGGTCTTACTGTTACCGCATCTATGCCGAAGGTTTCCATATAGGAAAAGACAACGGCGTCCCCTGCCATCTTGCTTGCAGCATAAGGTGTTGACGGCTCCATGGGATGTTCTTCGTTCATAGGGACTATCTTGGCGCTCCCATATACCTCGGAAGATGAAAAATTTATAAGACGTCTTATCTGCCTGTTTCTTGCCATTTCGCATACAGCAGTGGTCATGGCGATATTCCTATCTACTGTCTCCTTGGGATGTACCAGACTGGCAGGCAGTGGTATAACAGCCATATGGAAGGCTATGTCAAAGTGTTTATCTCTCAGCGCCAGCAGATCGTCAACAGCAAGGTCCATTTTATAAAACTCAATATCAGAATTCCTTTGTCGTGCATTGTCTAAGTTTGAAAGCCTTCCAAGTGAAAGGTCATCTATAACCACTATAGAAGAATAACCGCGCTCTATCAGCGCATCCACAAGATGACTGCCTATAAAGCCGGCGCCGCCTGTTACAAGAATTGTCTTTTGATCATTATTCATCGTGTTTCCTTTGATGCGCAGAATCCACTATCGCAATGGGTATTGATATTTCGCTATTGCAACTATTGCATTTAAATACGGCGCTATCGCATTTTCTCTCAAACTCATTCAGTTTTGAGCCGCATATGCAAACAAAGCCTTGTATCTTTGCAGGATTGCCTGCTATTATGCAGAAATCATGGACGTTCTTTGTTACCACCGAACCTGCCGCTATCATAGAGTAATTGCCTATATTGATCCCGCATACGAGGGTGGCGTTGGCGCCTATAGATGCCCCTTTCTTAATGTGAGTCTGCCTAATATTCCAGTTTTTGGAAAATGCCCTAGGATATGGGTCATTGGTAAAGGTTACATTCGGACCTATAAAAACATCGTCCTCTATACTGACCCCTTTATAAATGGATACACCGTTCTGGATTTTAACACCATTTCCTATTACTACAGAGGTATCAATGAAACAGTCCTTGCCAACCGTGCAGTTTGATCCTATTGTTGAGCCTTCCCTCACATGGGCAAAATGCCATATCCTTGTATTATCTCCTATCTTTGCATTGGATTCTATAATTGCGGTTTCGTGTGCAAAATATTTTTTTTCTTTCATTTAGTTCTCTTTGGCGGAAAAAGTAAGATACTCATATTTTTACTGTAAATATGAGGACGCTGTCAACTATTTTCTCTGTAAATCTGCTTCATAACTTTCAAAAGTATAGTGTAAAATCTTTCCTCTAAATTAAGAAAAAGGATAGAATCCTCCCTGAAGGGAGGATAAGACGATTACTGTAAAAGGAAAATTATACCATCTGACCATTCTTGTTTGTCAGGTCATTGTGGATGGTCTATAAAACTCAAAGAAATTCAAAGAAATTATAGTCGCTAATGAACTTATAACGAGGTATAATACAGCACATTTAAGATTGTCCCAAAAATAGACATTGATTTTTGGGATTGTTGTCGCCATTTGCGAGGGTTGGTAAGTTGGATATAGCACTTATAAGAAAAAGTTATACCCCTTATGGAGGAGGAGAGGTCTTTCTCTCGCGATTTACAAAAGAACTTGTCAGAAAAGGACATATCTGCCATATATTTGCAAACAAGTGGGATGATGGAAAGTCAGAAGTCAGGGGCCTGCCCCCGAATGTATCTATCGGGGGTCAGAGGTCAGAGGTCGGAAATCAAAACCCAAATATCATATTCCATCAAGTAAAGACATTTGGGCCGTCGTTTTTGCGAATATTGTCGTTTGCGGTCAACTCATACTTTGCTGTCAAGAAGGCGCAACTTGATGTTATTGTAAGTTTCGACAGAACCTTATATCAAGACATTTGCAGGGCAGGGGACGGCTGTCATAGAGAATGGCTCATACATAGAGAAAAGGCATGGGGCATGGGGCATGGGGCATGGGTCAGAAGAACAATAAGAAAAGTTATAACTTGTTTGAATCCACTTCATTTTACACTCCTTTATCTGGAAAAAAAACTTTTTAATAGCAAAAAACTGAAATTTGTCATTGCAAACTCAAACCGCGGCAAGGAGGAGATAATAAGGCATTATAAATTGCCTGAAGAAAAGATTTGCGTTATATACAACGGCATTGATATAAAGAAATTTGACCTGAAAGGAAAAGATGAATCAAGGCGCGCTTTTAGAAAAAGGTTTAATATATCAGATGGTGCAATTATCTTGCTTTTTGTCGGCTCGGGTTTTGAAAGAAAGGGGCTTGGATTTCTTATA
The Deltaproteobacteria bacterium genome window above contains:
- a CDS encoding acyltransferase codes for the protein MSHINSKSNKNRRHLGAGRPIKKLFRKIGKNVIIEPGVRIFNPENIEIGDSLYIGHNTFINAYHKGEIILGENTWIGQNCFLHGAGKIRIGSHTGIGPHVKILTSVHDFDSEKKPIVAYPLKFAPVIIKDGCDIGIGSIILPGVTIGEGSVIGAGSVVTKDVPEYTVWAGVPAKMMRRR
- a CDS encoding glycosyltransferase family 4 protein, which produces MDIALIRKSYTPYGGGEVFLSRFTKELVRKGHICHIFANKWDDGKSEVRGLPPNVSIGGQRSEVGNQNPNIIFHQVKTFGPSFLRILSFAVNSYFAVKKAQLDVIVSFDRTLYQDICRAGDGCHREWLIHREKAWGMGHGAWVRRTIRKVITCLNPLHFTLLYLEKKLFNSKKLKFVIANSNRGKEEIIRHYKLPEEKICVIYNGIDIKKFDLKGKDESRRAFRKRFNISDGAIILLFVGSGFERKGLGFLIKAFGLLKVNGYDNIKLLVVGKGNIKKYFNLALESGIEKDIIFTGPLKSVIDCYYAGDVFCLPSIYEPFSNACLEAMAAGLPVVTSRINGASEILADKEDGMIIEDPANPEEIAEKIIPLLDIDKRNKMGVQARKKAEDYTIEKNVEGFLKLINMTGVK
- a CDS encoding DegT/DnrJ/EryC1/StrS family aminotransferase, translated to MRLSVPVIDENELEAIKKVLTSGYLTMGPVVAEFENAVAEYTGARYAIATTSATTALHLSMVALNIGKGDEVIVPSFTFPATVNVVIQQGAVPVLVDIDLHTFNISIESLKAGITPKTKAIMPVHLFGLSADMYALMEIASEKGIHVVEDAACALGSLYNGKQCGTIGDIGCFSFHPRKIITTGEGGMVITNNHEIGERVRGLRQHGGIRMDNRFYFSEPGFNYRMSDINAAIGLSQMKKIKWIIERRRDIAKNLTDGLSGVKGFILPSEPSWAFHTYQTYAIILDKSIDRDLFIQGLKQMGIEATIGTYAIHMEKYLHQLYPYKEQDLPNAAKAFRQTVAVPLYPQMTDEEIERLIKAVRETITCLT
- a CDS encoding N-acetyltransferase is translated as MKEKKYFAHETAIIESNAKIGDNTRIWHFAHVREGSTIGSNCTVGKDCFIDTSVVIGNGVKIQNGVSIYKGVSIEDDVFIGPNVTFTNDPYPRAFSKNWNIRQTHIKKGASIGANATLVCGINIGNYSMIAAGSVVTKNVHDFCIIAGNPAKIQGFVCICGSKLNEFERKCDSAVFKCNSCNSEISIPIAIVDSAHQRKHDE
- a CDS encoding GDP-mannose 4,6-dehydratase yields the protein MNNDQKTILVTGGAGFIGSHLVDALIERGYSSIVVIDDLSLGRLSNLDNARQRNSDIEFYKMDLAVDDLLALRDKHFDIAFHMAVIPLPASLVHPKETVDRNIAMTTAVCEMARNRQIRRLINFSSSEVYGSAKIVPMNEEHPMEPSTPYAASKMAGDAVVFSYMETFGIDAVTVRPFNNYGPRQNDTIYAGIIPIIINRALKRNPIFIFGNGMQTRDFIFAKDTVNAAIDFALKTEYSKGEEINIASGKETSVNELVSTILQIMDVEDLPIEYHPPRPGDVRRHLADITKAKQLINFEPKTTLIDGLENTIKWYKEKNNR